A stretch of the Notamacropus eugenii isolate mMacEug1 chromosome 2, mMacEug1.pri_v2, whole genome shotgun sequence genome encodes the following:
- the LOC140527739 gene encoding C-C motif chemokine 4-like: MKVSVAALSILLVMAFNSLASSAPMGSDPPTSCCFSYVSQQIPRKFVTDYFETSSLCSQPAVVFQTKRGRQVCANPSDAWVQTYVEDLELN, encoded by the exons ATGAAGGTCTCTGTGGCAGCCCTCTCCATCCTCCTGGTCATGGCTTTCAACTCTCTGGCATCCTCTGCACCAA TGGGCTCTGACCCTCCCACCTCCTGCTGCTTCTCCTATGTCAGCCAACAGATCCCCAGAAAGTTTGTGACAGACTATTTTGAGACCAGCAGCCTGTGCTCCCAGCCAGCTGTGGT GTTCCAGACCAAAAGAGGTCGACAGGTGTGTGCCAACCCCAGTGATGCCTGGGTTCAGACTTATGTGGAAGACCTGGAGCTGAACTAA